A genomic stretch from Chitinophagaceae bacterium includes:
- the polA gene encoding DNA polymerase I has product MANDKKVFLLDALALIFRAYYALIRSPRITSKGRNTNAQFGFTNALIELINKQKPSHMAVCFDTQAPTERHTDFADYKANRQDAPEDLLEALPDIKRIIKGFNIPVIEKDGFEADDIIGTLSRKAEAAGYEVFMVTPDKDYGQLVTEKVKIYKPAYQGGDVEIMGPAEVCAKWNIKDVSQVIDILGMMGDAVDNIPGIPGVGEKTAAKLLAEYGTLENVLENADKIKGAMGEKVKNGKDLAIMSKKLATIIMDVPVEFHEEDFRLKDWNKEVLKEVFTELEFKTIGKRILGDDFNTFNTAPVGVQKDLFGNVVDTAMGEVRKDKKATAKTKKTEQEIDFSSNPADETGEAAEETAVAEEHYGGASKNISNTPHEYIAVTTEADIKKLVEELSKQKEICFDSETTGLDANDCELVGLSFSYKAGKAWYIPCPADQTETKKILNLFKPLFDDESKIWIGQNTKYDLLVLKWYNVELKGNLFDTMLAHYVVEPDGKRSMDILSEQFLSYEPVHIEELIGKKGKGQVQGTMRDVELEKITEYAAEDADITLQLKEALFPMLKEKEVERVFYEVENPLVKVLMNMEYEGIRVDVDFLNVYSKQLEKDAKEAEEKVYSSSGLKFNLASPKQLGEVLFDHLKLDPKAKKTKTGQYATGEDVLLKLAHTSPIVEDILTFRELTKLKSTYVDSLPLLINRKTGRVHTTYGQAVAVTGRLASNNPNLQNIPVRTERGREIRKAFIPRDEKHVLVSADYSQIELRIVAAISGDPAMCEAFIQGKDIHTATAAKVYKIDEKDVTKEMRYKAKSVNFGIIYGQGAFGLADNLGISRTEAKEIIDNYKREFSGIQKYMDDTINFARENGYVETLMGRKRWLRDINSSNFTVRGFAERNAINSPIQGTAADMIKLAMIKTHAALQNSKFKSKMILQVHDELVFDVLKDEVDDIKQLLLECMQTAMPLKHGVPVIAEAGTGTNWLEAH; this is encoded by the coding sequence ATGGCTAATGATAAAAAAGTGTTCCTGCTCGATGCGCTTGCACTCATCTTCCGTGCATATTATGCACTTATACGCAGCCCGAGGATTACATCCAAAGGACGAAATACAAATGCACAGTTTGGTTTTACCAACGCATTGATTGAACTCATCAATAAACAGAAGCCGTCGCATATGGCTGTTTGTTTTGATACACAGGCTCCTACTGAACGTCACACTGATTTTGCGGATTATAAAGCGAACCGCCAGGATGCTCCCGAAGATTTACTAGAAGCGTTGCCCGATATTAAGCGGATCATCAAAGGATTCAACATACCGGTCATTGAAAAAGACGGGTTTGAGGCCGATGATATTATCGGAACACTCAGCAGGAAGGCAGAAGCTGCCGGTTATGAAGTGTTCATGGTTACGCCCGATAAAGATTATGGACAGTTGGTAACTGAAAAAGTAAAAATTTATAAGCCTGCTTACCAGGGTGGTGATGTAGAAATTATGGGTCCGGCTGAAGTGTGTGCCAAATGGAATATCAAAGATGTGAGCCAGGTCATAGATATTTTAGGAATGATGGGTGATGCAGTGGATAATATTCCCGGCATTCCCGGTGTGGGTGAAAAAACGGCGGCTAAATTATTAGCCGAATATGGCACACTGGAAAATGTACTGGAGAATGCAGATAAGATTAAAGGTGCAATGGGTGAAAAAGTGAAGAATGGAAAAGACCTGGCGATCATGAGTAAAAAACTCGCAACAATTATTATGGATGTTCCGGTTGAATTTCATGAGGAAGATTTCAGATTGAAAGACTGGAATAAAGAAGTGCTGAAAGAAGTGTTTACTGAGCTTGAATTTAAAACCATAGGTAAGAGGATTTTGGGCGATGACTTTAATACATTCAATACAGCACCTGTTGGCGTTCAAAAAGATCTGTTCGGGAATGTGGTTGATACAGCTATGGGTGAGGTAAGAAAAGATAAGAAAGCTACTGCCAAAACAAAGAAAACGGAACAGGAAATTGATTTCAGCAGCAACCCTGCTGATGAAACGGGTGAAGCTGCCGAAGAAACTGCTGTTGCAGAAGAACATTATGGCGGCGCATCAAAAAACATCAGCAACACTCCGCATGAATATATTGCTGTAACAACAGAAGCAGATATTAAAAAGCTGGTTGAGGAGTTATCCAAACAAAAAGAAATTTGTTTCGACAGTGAAACAACTGGATTGGATGCAAATGATTGTGAACTGGTAGGATTGAGTTTTTCTTACAAAGCCGGTAAAGCCTGGTATATTCCCTGTCCTGCCGATCAAACAGAAACAAAGAAAATATTGAATCTCTTCAAACCATTATTTGATGATGAATCAAAAATATGGATCGGACAAAATACCAAGTATGATCTGCTGGTGCTGAAGTGGTATAATGTAGAGTTGAAAGGAAATTTATTTGATACCATGCTTGCTCATTATGTGGTAGAACCGGATGGCAAACGCAGCATGGATATTTTAAGTGAACAGTTTCTCAGTTATGAACCGGTGCATATTGAAGAACTGATTGGGAAGAAAGGGAAAGGGCAGGTTCAGGGAACAATGCGTGATGTGGAACTGGAGAAGATCACAGAATATGCAGCTGAAGATGCAGATATTACTTTGCAGCTGAAGGAAGCGCTCTTCCCGATGCTGAAAGAAAAAGAAGTGGAGAGGGTTTTTTATGAAGTGGAGAATCCGTTGGTGAAAGTGTTGATGAATATGGAGTATGAAGGAATCAGGGTTGATGTTGACTTCCTGAATGTATATTCCAAACAACTGGAGAAGGATGCTAAAGAAGCAGAAGAAAAAGTATACAGTTCGTCAGGTTTAAAGTTCAATCTTGCTTCACCAAAACAGTTAGGAGAAGTATTATTCGATCATTTGAAGCTTGATCCCAAAGCAAAGAAAACAAAAACAGGACAGTATGCAACAGGTGAAGATGTGTTGCTGAAGCTGGCACATACAAGCCCGATTGTAGAAGATATCTTAACCTTCCGTGAACTTACAAAATTGAAATCAACTTATGTTGATTCATTGCCGTTGCTGATTAACCGTAAAACAGGAAGGGTACATACAACTTACGGACAAGCCGTTGCTGTAACAGGACGTTTGGCAAGTAACAATCCCAACCTCCAAAACATTCCTGTACGCACTGAGCGTGGAAGAGAAATTCGCAAAGCATTTATTCCGAGAGATGAAAAGCATGTGCTGGTAAGTGCGGATTATTCACAAATTGAATTGCGTATTGTTGCTGCCATCAGTGGTGATCCTGCCATGTGTGAAGCATTCATCCAGGGAAAAGACATTCATACAGCAACAGCAGCGAAAGTGTATAAGATTGATGAGAAAGATGTAACCAAAGAAATGCGTTACAAAGCAAAGAGTGTAAACTTTGGAATTATATATGGGCAAGGTGCATTTGGTTTGGCGGATAATTTAGGCATCAGCAGAACAGAAGCAAAAGAAATCATTGATAATTATAAACGTGAATTCTCCGGCATCCAGAAATACATGGATGATACCATCAACTTTGCCAGAGAGAATGGGTATGTGGAAACACTGATGGGTCGTAAGCGCTGGTTAAGAGATATCAACTCATCCAATTTTACGGTTCGTGGTTTTGCTGAACGAAATGCAATCAACTCACCCATACAGGGAACGGCAGCTGATATGATTAAACTGGCGATGATTAAAACACATGCCGCATTGCAAAACAGTAAATTCAAAAGTAAAATGATATTGCAGGTGCATGATGAATTAGTATTTGATGTACTGAAAGATGAGGTTGATGATATTAAACAACTGCTTCTTGAGTGTATGCAAACGGCAATGCCATTAAAACATGGAGTGCCGGTCATTGCTGAAGCGGGAACAGGTACCAACTGGTTAGAAGCACATTAA
- a CDS encoding DsbA family protein → MQPTLIYCYDAYCGWCYGFSPVIKKIADVYKEKLHAEVLSGGMVLPEHPVHISATAGYIKEAYHTVEEYSGIKFGEDYLWHINNPDKSDWFPSSEKPAIALSIFKEIYPERQMEFTADLQYSLHYEGRDLTDDEAYRHLLKKYEINADDFYSKLKSEEYKEKAYYEFQLCKQLQVTGFPQVLIQITETKFHLLARGYTDYDTLAKRIELVLTEVENNLFN, encoded by the coding sequence ATGCAACCCACACTTATTTATTGTTATGATGCTTATTGCGGTTGGTGTTATGGGTTTAGTCCCGTGATTAAAAAAATAGCGGACGTATACAAAGAAAAACTGCATGCAGAAGTATTAAGTGGCGGCATGGTACTGCCTGAACACCCTGTTCACATCAGTGCAACTGCCGGGTATATTAAAGAAGCCTATCACACAGTAGAGGAATATTCGGGAATAAAATTCGGTGAAGATTATTTGTGGCATATCAACAATCCTGATAAGAGTGACTGGTTCCCCTCATCAGAAAAACCAGCTATTGCATTAAGCATTTTTAAAGAAATCTACCCCGAACGACAGATGGAGTTTACTGCTGATTTGCAATACAGCCTGCATTATGAAGGAAGGGATTTAACAGATGATGAAGCGTACCGTCATTTGCTGAAGAAATATGAAATCAATGCAGATGATTTTTACAGCAAACTGAAATCAGAAGAATACAAAGAGAAGGCGTATTACGAATTCCAGTTGTGCAAGCAATTACAGGTAACAGGTTTTCCACAGGTACTGATACAGATAACAGAAACAAAATTCCATTTGCTTGCAAGAGGATATACTGATTACGACACACTGGCAAAACGGATAGAACTGGTATTAACAGAAGTAGAAAATAATTTATTCAATTAA
- a CDS encoding 1-phosphofructokinase family hexose kinase, translating to MILTITLNPCIDKSSTVEKIKPESKLRCSEIVDEPGGGGINVSKALKKLDTTSVALFPSGGNNGNMLCSLLDEENIVFHAVDSKVETRENWIVLEESTVNQYRFTFPGRQVQEATIITLIDQIRSFSPSFVIASGSLPPGLPDYFYGLVVKNAKSVGAKCIVDTSGPALQALQGKGAYLIKPNIGELCKMLNVDWLDKDEVADAAHQAIMDGYAEMIAVSMGPEGAWIVSEEERYFATAPKVEKRSTVGAGDSMVAGMTFMLEQNRSLKEVISFGVACGSAATMNEGTQLFNKEDAERLYSIISQQ from the coding sequence ATGATTCTTACAATTACTCTTAACCCATGTATCGATAAAAGTTCTACAGTAGAAAAAATAAAACCCGAAAGCAAGCTGCGTTGCAGTGAAATAGTAGATGAACCGGGCGGTGGCGGTATTAATGTAAGTAAAGCGTTAAAGAAATTAGACACGACATCTGTTGCTTTATTTCCGTCAGGGGGAAATAATGGAAATATGCTTTGTTCTTTGCTGGATGAAGAAAATATTGTTTTCCATGCAGTTGATTCAAAAGTTGAAACAAGAGAAAACTGGATTGTACTGGAAGAGTCAACTGTTAATCAATACAGGTTTACTTTTCCCGGTCGGCAGGTACAGGAAGCAACCATCATAACTCTCATTGATCAGATCAGAAGCTTTTCTCCATCTTTTGTTATTGCCAGTGGCAGTTTGCCCCCGGGCTTACCAGATTATTTTTACGGACTGGTTGTAAAGAATGCAAAATCAGTTGGAGCAAAATGTATTGTTGATACAAGTGGCCCTGCATTGCAGGCATTGCAGGGAAAAGGAGCATATCTCATCAAACCGAATATTGGTGAGTTATGTAAAATGCTGAATGTAGATTGGCTTGATAAAGATGAAGTGGCTGATGCAGCGCACCAGGCGATTATGGATGGTTATGCAGAAATGATTGCAGTAAGTATGGGGCCTGAAGGTGCATGGATTGTAAGTGAGGAAGAACGTTATTTTGCAACTGCACCAAAAGTTGAGAAGAGAAGTACAGTAGGCGCAGGTGACAGTATGGTGGCAGGTATGACTTTTATGCTGGAACAAAACCGTTCATTAAAAGAAGTGATCTCATTTGGTGTTGCCTGCGGAAGTGCAGCTACTATGAATGAAGGAACACAGTTATTTAACAAAGAGGATGCTGAAAGATTATACAGCATTATTTCACAACAATAA